From the Ignavibacteria bacterium genome, the window CAAGTTCATCTTTACATTCCCGGTTGATCCACCGATAGTTCAACTTGATCCTGTTAATTTGAATTCAATCAGCCTTAAGATACGACCGTAAGCCCCCTACTGTCAACTTTCATTCACACTGAAATTCACGTGTCCCAACGAAAACCTCTGCAACCGGCAGTATCCGACGAAGAAGGCATAGGCTACCAGGCTCGCACTCGGGAACGTGCGAAGCGTGCTGAGCGAACAAAGACACGGATCAAGCAGGGGAAGGTGATAGATCATAAGGGGTTACGCGGAATTGTGGCAACGCCGATCGGTCCAAATTGGATCGTTGCCGTTGACCATGAGTTTTGGATCTGCGGCGTGTCGGGCGTAGTGGATGTGCCCCATACGTCCACGATGATCGTTGTTGGAGATGTGGTATGGATTGAGCCCGAGCAGGACCGAACGGAGCTTGGCGATCTTTCGGCCAACATCGTCAAGGTGGAGCCCCGTATCACCGTGTTATCGAGAAAGGCTGCCGGCAAGGCCCAGAAGGAACAGGTGCTGGTGGCCAATGTTGAGCAGCTTGGGATCGTGATGTCGGCAACGTTGCCGGACTACAACAAGCGCCTTATCGACCGATATCTCATCGCTGCCGACAAGGGAGATCTTGAGCCCTTTATCGTGATCAACAAGATGGACCTGATCGATCCGCAGTATTATCCCGATTTCGAAGACGACCTGCATGTCTACATCGAGCAGTTGGCATTGCCGGTGATCTTCCTGAGTGCCAAGTCCGGTACGGGTATGCAGCAACTTCAAGACATCCTAGCCGGGCGTTCCACCCTGCTCACCGGTCCGTCGGGCGTGGGGAAGTCCTCCATGATCAATCGTTTCACTGATGCACGTCAGCGTGTAGGGGCGATCTCCGAAAAGTATGAGAAGGGGCGCCATACAACCACCGCATCGTTGGTGATCCCGCTACCGGGCGGGGGGATCGTGGTTGATTCACCGGGCATCCGTGAATTTGGGATCTTCGAACTCGAAGCAGGCGAGCTCCCGTTCTACTTTGAGGAGTTCACCCCATATGCGGCTCATTGCAAATTCGCGCCGTGTTCGCACACACATGAACCGAATTGTGCTGTAAAGGCTGCCGTAAAAGCAGGTGAGATCGATGAGGAGCGATACGTATCGTATTTGAATCTGAAAGAAACGTTGTAAACAACCTTCTTCCTATCTTTGCGGCCCCATGAAGCGCTGAGAAATGGAGAGGTGCGAGAGTGGTTGAATCGGGCGGTCTCGAAAACCGCTAAGGCAGCAATGCCTTCGAGGGTTCGAATCCCTCCCTCTCCTCTGCGGTTCGGGCGAGTGCTGAAATTGGCAGACAGGCGGGTCTCAGAAGCCCGTGTTCGCAAGGACGTGTGGGTTCAAGTCCCACCTCGCCCACAAGATGAAGGACTAGGTGCTAGTTACAAGTTACTAGTTACTAGTTACTGGTTACTGGTTACGACGTACAGAGAGAGGGTCGATAGTTGTAACTAATCCCGGCAATGGTGCAAAAAGAACCTACTTCGGCTGAAGCTCACATTGCCACTATTGCGGGGTCATTTGAACGTGAGCTGCACAAGCTCAAGGTAGCAGAAGGCAAGGCCGCA encodes:
- the rsgA gene encoding ribosome small subunit-dependent GTPase A, whose product is MSQRKPLQPAVSDEEGIGYQARTRERAKRAERTKTRIKQGKVIDHKGLRGIVATPIGPNWIVAVDHEFWICGVSGVVDVPHTSTMIVVGDVVWIEPEQDRTELGDLSANIVKVEPRITVLSRKAAGKAQKEQVLVANVEQLGIVMSATLPDYNKRLIDRYLIAADKGDLEPFIVINKMDLIDPQYYPDFEDDLHVYIEQLALPVIFLSAKSGTGMQQLQDILAGRSTLLTGPSGVGKSSMINRFTDARQRVGAISEKYEKGRHTTTASLVIPLPGGGIVVDSPGIREFGIFELEAGELPFYFEEFTPYAAHCKFAPCSHTHEPNCAVKAAVKAGEIDEERYVSYLNLKETL